From the Paenibacillus sp. MMS20-IR301 genome, the window GGAGTTGCCTGTGCTGCTGTTGTTGCTGCCGCAGCCGGCGATGATCAACAGGGCAGCGAGTGGCACGGCGGCGAAATGGCGGAGACGCAGGAAGGAAGTTGCAGACCGGGAGCCGGACTTTGGCATGGAGCCGGATTCAGACTTGAATTTCGCTGGATGACTAGCTTTAAAGTTCAACATAGTTTGATTTACTCCTCATTTTATAATTTAGGTTTTATATTTAATCCGACGGTTAATTGCCGTTGTTATACGCTGCACTGCAATAGCAGCCAGCAGGAACAGAAGCAGGATAAGTGCGATAGTGCCTCCTGGAGGCGTATTGATATAATAGGAAGCCGTCAGGCCGCTGAATACGCCGGCCAGCCCCGCCCCGACAGCAATCAGAATGGCCGAGGTAAATCCGGAGGATATCCGCAGCGCCAGCGATGCCGGCAGAACGATAAGTGCTGAGACCAGAAGCACACCGACAACAGGCATTGCTGCAGCAACCGTCATGCCGGTAAGCACTGCGAAGGAGAAGGACAATAATCCCGTATGGACACCGCCGATACTGGCGGTCTCTTCATCAAAGGTCAGATTGTACAGCGGCCGGCGCAGAACAATGAAGTATATAAGACCAGCGGCAGCCACGATGGCAATCAGCTTGAGCTGCGTATCACTGACCGCTACGATGGAGCCGAACAGATAGGAGCTGAAGCTCTTGGTAAGGTTCTGCTTCAGGCTCATAAGCACCACGGCCAGTGCCAGGCCGGAGGTCATAATGATAGCTACCGGAAGCTCACTGTATGTACGGTAAGAACGGCGCAGCTGTTCAATGACGAGTCCGCCTGCAACCGCCACTGCGAAGCCGCTGAGTGCCGGATTCAGTTGCAGGACCGATCCCAGTGCTACTCCGGCAAGCGATACATGGGACAAGGTGTCCGCCATCAGCACCTGCCTGCGCAGCATCAGATATACGCCAAGCAGCGGCCCGATAATTGCGATCAGGCCTCCTGCCCAAAATGCGCGTTGCATGAATTCGTAACCAAGCATGTCCAGCCCTCCTGCTCTTTGCGTTCCAGGCTGATCACAGTATCCAGATAGGAGCTTGTTTCCTCCAGCCCGTGGGTAACCATAATTACAGTCCGGCCATGCTGGCTGACATAATGCCGCATCAGCTTGTAAAAGCCGCTGCGGCTGGCTGCATCCATGCCGGTTGCCGGTTCATCCAGCACCAGCACCTGCGGCTGCTGGGCCAGCGCCCGGGCAATGCAGATCCGCTGCTTCTGTCCGCCGGACAGCTCGCCGATTCTGCGGTCGCGGTAGTCCCACATCTCCACCTGCCGCAGGCTGCGCTCCACCAGCGCCTCCTGCTCCTTCGTGAAGCGGCGGAACAATCCCAGCCCGGAGTAGCAGCCGGAGCGGACCAGCTCGATAACCTTGCTGGGAAATCCGGCATTGAAGGAGGCAACCTGCTGCGGTACATAGCCGATAGCCAGCCGTCCGTCACCTGCGATCTCCTTGTTCAGGGAGACTGTCCCGCTCCAGGGCTTCAGCAGCCCCAGCATAAGCTTAAGCAGCGTAGTCTTCGCCGCCCCGTTCGGTCCGGTGATGCCGATGAATTGTCCGGCTTCAATATCCAGCGACAGGCGGTCAATCACCGGCTCATTTCCGTAGCCGAATACAACCTCCCGCATCGATGACAAAATCATTTAGCACACCCTTTCCTCTCCCATTCCGCTGCGATTAAGCGGAATGATTATCCATTTACAGCTGCTTGTATGCAGCTGATTTATGCGTAATTCGTAATAATTACGTTTTGACTCCATTGATATTATCGTAATAATTACGATTTGTAAACCCGAAATATAAATTTAATCGTAAAATCTCCGATTAACTTTTTCTGGCATATTGTAAAAAGCCGGAATCCGGTGAACCGGCTCCAGCTTTTTACGTTAATCTTATGTGCCGCACAGCATCGAAACCAGATCGTGCACACCAGTATCAATGTATGCGGAAAACCGAATACATTCGGCTACTGCGAGTGCAACAGGGCACATATTCAGCCCTGTCTTCACCCTTTGCGCAGACTGCTATTCCCGGGCCGCAAGCAGCTCCTCTGCCGGCCATGGCAGCGGATTGTTGAACCGGCTCCAATCCTGCTGCATCTCTTCGGCTGTCAGCAGGCAGCGGTCCAGCCGTGCTTCAATGTCAGCACGGTCCATGCTAACGCCGATGAACACGATCTCGTTCAGCCGGTCGCCCCACTGCCCGTCCCACTTCGCCTTGACATCCGGCTCTGTGGCCAGCACCTCCAGCTGCTGCTCCTCCGGCAGCGTCGCCAGCCAGTAGCCCGCGGGCCCGAACTGGATCGACGGCCCCGCCTGGCTGACTGTAGCAGCCAGGTCGCCGCGGGCCGCCAGCCAGACCAGGCCTTTGGCCCGGACCACCTCTTGCGGCCAGTTGCTGAAGAAGAAGCTCAGCCGCTGCGGATGAAACGGCGTTCTGCGCCGGTATACGAAGGAAGCGATGCCGTATTCCTCCGTCTCCGGGGTATGCTGCTCCTTGCCGAGCTCGGCAATCCAGCCGGAGGACATGCTGGTCTGCTCGAAATCAAACAGCCCCGTATTAAGAATCTCTGCAGGGTCCACCTGCGCATTGACCGTACGGATGATCTTCGCACGCGGCTGCAGCCTGCGCAGCACCGCTTCCAGCTTGTTCAGCTCCTGCTCCGCCACCAGATCACATTTGTTCAGCAGCAGCACATCGCAGGTCTCGATCTGGTCAATCAGCAGATCGACAATATCGCGGAAGTCACCCTCACCGGCCGTTGTATTACGGTCAAGCAGGCTGTCGCCCGAGGAGAAATCATGCCAGAACCGGTTGGCATCGACGACGGTAACCATCGTGTCGAGCCGGGCCAGCTCGGTCAGATCAATATCCAGCTCCGGGTTCGCGTAAGTGAACGTCTGGGCCACAGGCACAGGCTCGCTGATCCCGGAGGATTCGATCAGAATGTAATCGAAGCGTCCCTCTGACGCCAGATTATTCACTTCACGCAGCAGATCGTCCCGCAGGGTGCAGCAGATGCAGCCGTTGGACATCTCGACGAGCTTCTCCTCCGTCCGGGAAAGCGTGTTGCCCGACTTCACGAGACCCGCATCTACATTCACTTCACTCATGTCATTCACGATAACCGCCACCTTCAGGCCGTCACGGTTATGCAGAATATGATTCAGCAGCGTGGTTTTACCGGAACCCAGGTATCCGCTGAGTACTGTCACAGGAATTTTTGTCATTGTATTCTCCTTTGTTCAACTATTTAACGCGTCTCGCGGTGAAGTGTAACACGCTTCAGGCGCGGGCAATATTTCTTCATCTCCAGCCGTTCAGGCGTCGTTCTTTTATTCTTCGTGGTAGTGTAGTTACGGTCACCGGTCTCCGTACAGGCTAATGTAACGGTTACTCTCATTGGGATTCACTCCTCTTTGTTATTCGTAATTATTACGATTTACACATCTTACAGCTTCCCTGCCCCCGGTGTCAACTGCTTATCCGTAAAATTTCCCCGCATGCAGATTTGTGGTCTTTCCCTGGACTGGTCTACGTATAGATGGAATTACAAGCGAAAGACGGCTTTGAAAATGTATTTCCGGCAGTTTCAAGACTAGAGCGGGAGAGTGAGAATGAGCCATGAAGATACCTGTAATCATCCTGAGCGGATTTCTGGGGAGCGGAAAAACGACCCTGCTGCTGAGTCTGCTGAGGGAAAGCAAGAGCCGGGGACTAACCCCCGGCATTGTTATGAATGAACTGGGGAAAAAAGATGTAGACGGTTATATTCTGCAGGAGAACACAGGAATGAACGTGGAAAAGCTGCTGGACGGCTGTATCTGCTGCAGCCGCAAGGAAGAGCTGCCGCGCAGCCTCGTCTCACTTCTGGCACAACGGCCGGACATTATCTACATCGAGCTTACCGGTGTCGCTGACCCGGACGAGATTGCCAAGTCGCTGCTGGAGCCGCCCCTCTCCGGCAGGCTGGCGCTGCATTATACCATTACGCTGCTTGACGCCGAGAATGCGCTGGATTACGGCAGCCGCTTCGCCTCGGATAAGCAGCTGGTGCGCACACTGCGCAAGCAGCTCATCACCGCCGATCTGATTGTCGTTAATAAAAGCGATCTCGTAGAGCCGGAAACATTATGGAAGATCGAGAAGATGGTCTACCGGCAAAACTCCGAATCGGAGATTGTGTTCACCCACTACAGCCAAATCAATCTTGCTCCGGTGCTGGCCGGCATTGCTTCGCGTGTGCTGCGCAGCCCCGCACCGCAGCGCGGCCCTGGCAGTATCAGCGGTACTGCGCTGAAGCGGGGGCACCCCCCGCAAGGACAGGGCGGCACTGCGGTGCAGGAGCGCAAGGCCGAGGACAGTGCATCTTACTCCCAGGTAGCGGCAGTAACGCTGACAGTTCCCCAGGAAGCGGTCAGGCACATCCGGCGGGAGCAGCTGGAGCATTTTTTCCTGCAATGGGGGTACAGCCTGCTCAGGGCCAAAGGCCATGTCCAGGTTGCCGGGAACGATTCCGTTCAGCTGGTGCAATATGCCGGCAACCGCACCAGCTGGGAGGACTCGCGTTATCCCGGCCAGCCTTACATTGTGTGCATCGGCCTGAATCTGGACGAGAAGGCTATCAGCCGCAGCTGGGCCGCCTTGTTCAGCTAATTACAGGCGGGAAGGAGCCGATGAAGCCTTGACCACTTTTTCTCCGTTCAAAATACTGCCGCTGCTCGTTCCCGCCGCTTTCCTGACCACCATCGCCGTCCTCTGGCTTCTGGCACATCCGGAGCTGCTGAACAACGGCTATACCGATTCCTTCAAGACAGCGTTCCTGGGCATTCTGCTGGAAGCTTTGCCCTTCGTCCTGCTCGGTGCGCTGCTCTCTTCGCTGCTCCGCGTCTTTGTGCCGGACGAAATGATCACGCGCTGGATTCCGCGCCGCCCGGTTCCGGCCATTCTGCTGGGCTGCCTGCTCGGCATTCTCTTTCCCGTTTGCGAATGCGGGATGATTCCGCTTGTCCGCCGCCTGATGCACAAAGGGATGCCGCTGCATGTTGCCGTCGTATTCATCCTCTCGGGCCCTGTTCTGAACCCGGTCGTCTACGGGGCAACCTTAACGGCGTTCCGCTCCCATCCCTCCCTCGCTTACGCGCGGATGGGACTGGCTTTTGCCGTAGCTGCGCTAATCGGCCTCCTAGTCTATGCTACTGTCCGCAAATCCCCGCTGCGCCATTCCATCCGGCGCGCAGGCGGCGCGGAGCATCACAGCAGTACACGCGGCGGACGGCTTACGGCGGTGTTTGTGCATACATCGGACGAGTTTTTCGAAATGGGCAAATATCTGATTATCGGCTGTCTGCTGACCGCCGGAATCCAGACCTTTATGCATCAGGGCAGCCTGTCCGCTATCGGAGCACAGCCGCTTGGGTCTTATCTGTTCATGATGGGGCTGGCCTTCGCCCTCTCGCTCTGCTCCACCTCTGACGCCTTTGTCGCCTCCACCTTCCTGCACACCTTCCCGTCCGGCTCACTGCTGGCCTTCATGGTGCTGGGGCCGATGCTCGATTTCAAAAACTCACTGATGCTGCTGTCGCTGTTCAAGACCAAATTTGCGCTTTATCTGTTCTTCCTGATCTTCTCAGCCGTGTTTACCCTCTCGGTGCTGTCTTCATTCTGGCTGTAGCGGACTCACATTACTTAGCCTATGCTTCCGATGCCAGTTATGCGCAGTGATTCAAGAAAGACTATGCTATCCTAACTTTCAGGAGGTTCCTCATGAATGACTCCCGGAGCATCCGGCTGCACTATCTGTTCAGGGCAGTTATTCTGCTCGCCTTCGCCCTGTACATCGGACATCTGGTGCAGCAGGATGCACTGCATTACTATGTAGCCCCTAAGCTGGCCCGCTGGATCAGGCTCTGTCCCGTTCCGCTGTCCCTGATGGCGCTCAGCCTCGGGCTGCAGGCCGTACTCGGCAAGAGCAGCGTCCTCTGCGACTGTGAGCACCGTCTCCCCCAGTCCCGCTGGGGCAGCTCGGCACTGTACAGCCTGTTCCTGCTCCCGCTTCTGCTGGGCTTCTTTCTGCCGGACCGTGCACTCGGCAGTGCGGCAGCAGCGAGGAAAGGCCTGAGCTTGTCTTATACCGCCATAGAATCAGGCAGCGGCGGGAAGTTCACCTCCGCGAATCCCTATGAGGCAGAATTTGCGGAGCTGGCCGGCAAGCTGTACGCACAGCCGGTCATTCCGGTCTACCCGGAGATTTTCTCAGAGACGCTTGGAGCAATCAGCCTGTACAAATCACAGTTTGCCGGCAAGGAAATCCTCCTGTCCGGTTTCCTCTACCGTGAGCCGCAGGGTCAAGGGCAGACCGGCTACGCTGTCAGCCGCTTTCTTGTCCAGTGCTGCACAGCGGATGCTACACCTTTCGGGATTCTGCTGCAGCCGGGAACACAAATAAGCCTGCCCGCCGATACCTGGATTGAGGTTCGGGGCAAGCTTGCTGTTGTGCTCTATCAGGGTGTTGAGACGCTGCAGGTTGTGCCGGAGGCCATAACGGCCGTGCCGGAGCCGTCAACACCTTACATTTACACGAATGCTGACGCAGCCGCAGCCTGGGAAGCGCTGCAGCCCTTAAGCGTCAGATAACCGCGTCCAGCGCGTCATCGTCGTCAATAGATGCATCCGGATTAAAGACCTCGACGAGAATCCGGGCCGGTATGCAGATGATCTGCTGCTTGGGCCTCGAGATGAAGCCCATATCCAGCGCTATAGTCAGCGGGGCATCGGAATAGGTCATCTGAATCCCATAATCATACACCTTCAGTATGTTATGGCCGAATTTCGTCTGGATGTCTATAATCTGTTCTTCCTTGGTCAGATTCACCGTCTTGTATGCCTTGCCGTTTACAGTAATGACCGCCTTCAAATCGCCTGGCGCATACTGCTCATTCCGGTTAGAGTACCACTTGTAGCCATAGATCGAGCCGGCGGCAAGCAGGACGACCAGAATCATAATGAAGTCACCGCGTTTCATCATTTTCAATTTAGGCTACCCTCTCGCTGACTGTTTATATTAGTAATAATTACGATCTACATAACTATAAAGCAGTCAGGGAAAGCTTGTCAACGTTTGCCTGTCCGCCTCAGCAGATCCCTCAGCCCCCAGGTAATCCCTGCATAGATCAGCAGCACGACAGCCAGAGTCAGCATCCGCTCGCGGAATGAACCGTCAGCCAGCAGAACCGGACCCAGGCCATAG encodes:
- a CDS encoding metal ABC transporter permease → MDMLGYEFMQRAFWAGGLIAIIGPLLGVYLMLRRQVLMADTLSHVSLAGVALGSVLQLNPALSGFAVAVAGGLVIEQLRRSYRTYSELPVAIIMTSGLALAVVLMSLKQNLTKSFSSYLFGSIVAVSDTQLKLIAIVAAAGLIYFIVLRRPLYNLTFDEETASIGGVHTGLLSFSFAVLTGMTVAAAMPVVGVLLVSALIVLPASLALRISSGFTSAILIAVGAGLAGVFSGLTASYYINTPPGGTIALILLLFLLAAIAVQRITTAINRRIKYKT
- a CDS encoding metal ABC transporter ATP-binding protein is translated as MILSSMREVVFGYGNEPVIDRLSLDIEAGQFIGITGPNGAAKTTLLKLMLGLLKPWSGTVSLNKEIAGDGRLAIGYVPQQVASFNAGFPSKVIELVRSGCYSGLGLFRRFTKEQEALVERSLRQVEMWDYRDRRIGELSGGQKQRICIARALAQQPQVLVLDEPATGMDAASRSGFYKLMRHYVSQHGRTVIMVTHGLEETSSYLDTVISLERKEQEGWTCLVTNSCNAHFGQEA
- a CDS encoding GTP-binding protein, translating into MTKIPVTVLSGYLGSGKTTLLNHILHNRDGLKVAVIVNDMSEVNVDAGLVKSGNTLSRTEEKLVEMSNGCICCTLRDDLLREVNNLASEGRFDYILIESSGISEPVPVAQTFTYANPELDIDLTELARLDTMVTVVDANRFWHDFSSGDSLLDRNTTAGEGDFRDIVDLLIDQIETCDVLLLNKCDLVAEQELNKLEAVLRRLQPRAKIIRTVNAQVDPAEILNTGLFDFEQTSMSSGWIAELGKEQHTPETEEYGIASFVYRRRTPFHPQRLSFFFSNWPQEVVRAKGLVWLAARGDLAATVSQAGPSIQFGPAGYWLATLPEEQQLEVLATEPDVKAKWDGQWGDRLNEIVFIGVSMDRADIEARLDRCLLTAEEMQQDWSRFNNPLPWPAEELLAARE
- the rpmG gene encoding 50S ribosomal protein L33 — translated: MRVTVTLACTETGDRNYTTTKNKRTTPERLEMKKYCPRLKRVTLHRETR
- a CDS encoding GTP-binding protein; this encodes MKIPVIILSGFLGSGKTTLLLSLLRESKSRGLTPGIVMNELGKKDVDGYILQENTGMNVEKLLDGCICCSRKEELPRSLVSLLAQRPDIIYIELTGVADPDEIAKSLLEPPLSGRLALHYTITLLDAENALDYGSRFASDKQLVRTLRKQLITADLIVVNKSDLVEPETLWKIEKMVYRQNSESEIVFTHYSQINLAPVLAGIASRVLRSPAPQRGPGSISGTALKRGHPPQGQGGTAVQERKAEDSASYSQVAAVTLTVPQEAVRHIRREQLEHFFLQWGYSLLRAKGHVQVAGNDSVQLVQYAGNRTSWEDSRYPGQPYIVCIGLNLDEKAISRSWAALFS
- a CDS encoding permease encodes the protein MTTFSPFKILPLLVPAAFLTTIAVLWLLAHPELLNNGYTDSFKTAFLGILLEALPFVLLGALLSSLLRVFVPDEMITRWIPRRPVPAILLGCLLGILFPVCECGMIPLVRRLMHKGMPLHVAVVFILSGPVLNPVVYGATLTAFRSHPSLAYARMGLAFAVAALIGLLVYATVRKSPLRHSIRRAGGAEHHSSTRGGRLTAVFVHTSDEFFEMGKYLIIGCLLTAGIQTFMHQGSLSAIGAQPLGSYLFMMGLAFALSLCSTSDAFVASTFLHTFPSGSLLAFMVLGPMLDFKNSLMLLSLFKTKFALYLFFLIFSAVFTLSVLSSFWL
- a CDS encoding TIGR03943 family putative permease subunit; amino-acid sequence: MNDSRSIRLHYLFRAVILLAFALYIGHLVQQDALHYYVAPKLARWIRLCPVPLSLMALSLGLQAVLGKSSVLCDCEHRLPQSRWGSSALYSLFLLPLLLGFFLPDRALGSAAAARKGLSLSYTAIESGSGGKFTSANPYEAEFAELAGKLYAQPVIPVYPEIFSETLGAISLYKSQFAGKEILLSGFLYREPQGQGQTGYAVSRFLVQCCTADATPFGILLQPGTQISLPADTWIEVRGKLAVVLYQGVETLQVVPEAITAVPEPSTPYIYTNADAAAAWEALQPLSVR
- a CDS encoding NusG domain II-containing protein, with protein sequence MMKRGDFIMILVVLLAAGSIYGYKWYSNRNEQYAPGDLKAVITVNGKAYKTVNLTKEEQIIDIQTKFGHNILKVYDYGIQMTYSDAPLTIALDMGFISRPKQQIICIPARILVEVFNPDASIDDDDALDAVI
- a CDS encoding DUF6954 family protein, with the translated sequence MRWMIYIGFAVLYLLTTLYGLGPVLLADGSFRERMLTLAVVLLIYAGITWGLRDLLRRTGKR